The following are encoded together in the Mumia sp. Pv4-285 genome:
- a CDS encoding bifunctional glycosyltransferase/CDP-glycerol:glycerophosphate glycerophosphotransferase, with protein sequence MLSCADARADPTGRYDRPSSGLAPVSSVRNPTEGLVRVDESPRPRFSIVSAAYDVARYLPDFIASIELQMAENPGLIEVIMVDDGSSDDTLAELRAWEARRPGAVRVLTQPNAGQGAARNAGLEVALGEWVTFPDPDDILDPGYVRSVVEFLEGDDDIDMVATNRVLLNDSTGAIADKHPLRRHFAAGDRARRLAAFPDHFHGSAPAAFYRVDRLRESGLRFDHRIRPNFEDGHFSSRYLLLVPDPKVAFLATARYQYRKRSDQSSTLQSSQRHPGRFTAVLRHGYLDALETAEREWGHVPEWLQNFVLYELSYYFAAEDSGSKVVAPASEADEFHALMRRIVRYLDPEVVESFSVVPLRGAARDILLHAYRDEPWVSSYALADRLDSRQGLVRIVYRFTGETPDDQVLSGGEVTTPAYTKVRALYHHGRPLLRERIHWVPAARALRLVVDGRVRELRFSQPPVPARSLSPARLRQALQPRRKVGGTTSGVAWRDRLLLRVARSRPVSRRLRKSWVLMDRIHNADDSAEHLFQHLRSTRTDIDAFFVVQRGTPDWKRLRAAYGRRVVAHGSVLWKLLMLNCRHLVSSHADIAVCRPPAITSLATPAYRFTFLQHGVIKDDLSSWLNHRPLDVFVTSTQQEHASIVGDDTPYIYTGRETKLTGLPRFDLLFEQGQRFGPAQRDLVLVCPTWRVWLVPPLKSGSQRRELVDGIEETDYVQEWLAVLRSKELADAAARHGLKLAFLPHPNMDVLAGRLDLPAHVEVMSFEGRDVRELFARSAVLITDYSSVAFNAAYLDRPVVYFQFDRERMTQGGHVGRAGYFDYGRDGFGPVTETADAAVAAAVDIVDRGRTPDQVFLDRAAATFPQRDGRCRERVVAAIEESSRKYRAPAADE encoded by the coding sequence GTGCTCTCGTGTGCCGATGCCAGGGCGGATCCGACAGGTAGGTACGATCGTCCTTCGTCCGGCCTGGCACCGGTCTCCTCTGTGCGAAATCCAACGGAAGGTCTTGTCCGAGTGGACGAATCACCGCGACCACGATTCTCGATCGTGTCTGCTGCGTACGACGTGGCGCGCTACCTCCCCGACTTCATCGCGTCGATCGAGCTGCAGATGGCGGAGAATCCGGGGCTCATCGAGGTCATCATGGTCGATGACGGCTCCAGCGACGACACGCTCGCGGAGCTGCGCGCGTGGGAGGCCAGGCGACCCGGGGCCGTTCGGGTCCTGACCCAGCCGAATGCCGGACAGGGTGCCGCTCGCAACGCAGGTCTCGAGGTCGCCCTCGGAGAGTGGGTGACGTTCCCGGACCCCGATGACATCCTCGATCCAGGTTATGTCCGCAGCGTCGTCGAGTTCCTCGAAGGCGATGACGACATCGACATGGTGGCCACCAACCGCGTCCTCTTGAACGACTCGACCGGAGCCATCGCCGACAAGCACCCGCTCCGTCGCCATTTCGCGGCCGGCGATCGCGCTCGTCGTCTGGCCGCGTTTCCCGACCACTTCCACGGAAGCGCGCCGGCGGCCTTCTACCGTGTCGACCGTCTCCGTGAGAGCGGATTGCGCTTCGATCACCGGATTCGCCCCAACTTCGAGGATGGCCACTTCAGCAGTCGCTACCTGCTGCTTGTGCCCGATCCCAAGGTGGCATTCCTGGCGACGGCGCGCTACCAGTACCGCAAGCGCAGTGATCAGAGCTCAACCCTCCAGAGCTCGCAGCGACACCCTGGACGCTTCACCGCTGTCCTCCGTCACGGCTACCTGGACGCCCTCGAGACGGCGGAGCGCGAGTGGGGCCACGTGCCCGAGTGGCTGCAGAACTTCGTCTTGTACGAGCTGAGCTACTACTTCGCGGCGGAGGACTCGGGGTCGAAGGTCGTCGCCCCGGCGTCGGAGGCCGACGAGTTTCACGCCCTGATGAGGCGGATCGTCCGATACCTCGATCCGGAGGTTGTGGAGTCGTTCTCCGTCGTCCCACTGCGGGGCGCCGCCCGCGACATCCTCCTGCATGCCTACCGCGACGAACCCTGGGTCTCCTCGTACGCCCTGGCAGATCGTCTCGACTCCCGGCAGGGGCTTGTACGCATCGTCTACCGGTTCACCGGAGAGACGCCCGACGACCAGGTCCTGTCGGGCGGCGAGGTCACCACGCCGGCGTACACCAAGGTCCGTGCGCTCTACCACCACGGTCGTCCGTTGCTGCGCGAGCGCATCCACTGGGTGCCGGCAGCGCGTGCGTTGCGACTGGTCGTCGACGGTCGCGTGCGCGAGCTCAGGTTCTCACAGCCGCCAGTCCCGGCGAGATCGCTCTCACCGGCGCGTCTTCGACAGGCTCTGCAACCACGTCGCAAGGTTGGTGGCACGACGAGCGGCGTGGCGTGGCGAGATCGTCTTCTCCTCCGTGTGGCTCGGAGCCGACCTGTGAGTCGGCGGTTGCGAAAGTCATGGGTGCTGATGGACCGCATCCACAACGCTGACGACAGTGCCGAGCATCTCTTCCAGCACCTGCGGAGCACCCGTACGGACATCGACGCCTTCTTCGTCGTCCAGCGAGGGACCCCGGACTGGAAGCGCCTCCGCGCAGCGTACGGCCGCAGGGTGGTTGCCCATGGGTCCGTCCTGTGGAAGCTCCTCATGCTCAACTGTCGACACCTGGTGTCGTCGCACGCCGACATCGCCGTCTGCCGCCCGCCGGCGATCACGTCGCTCGCGACGCCGGCCTACCGCTTCACCTTCCTGCAGCACGGTGTGATCAAGGACGACCTGTCCAGCTGGCTCAACCACCGACCGCTCGACGTGTTCGTCACGAGCACGCAGCAGGAGCACGCCTCGATCGTCGGGGACGACACCCCGTACATCTACACCGGGCGCGAGACGAAGCTGACGGGCTTGCCGCGCTTCGACCTGCTGTTCGAGCAGGGTCAGCGGTTCGGGCCTGCGCAGCGAGACCTGGTGCTGGTCTGCCCGACGTGGAGGGTGTGGCTGGTGCCTCCGCTGAAGAGCGGCTCTCAGCGCAGGGAGCTCGTGGACGGTATCGAGGAGACCGACTACGTGCAGGAATGGTTGGCCGTGCTGCGCTCGAAGGAGCTCGCCGACGCCGCCGCCCGCCACGGACTCAAGCTTGCTTTCCTGCCGCACCCCAACATGGACGTGCTCGCGGGGAGGCTCGATCTACCGGCGCACGTCGAGGTCATGAGCTTCGAAGGCCGCGACGTCCGCGAGCTCTTCGCTCGGTCGGCTGTCCTGATCACCGACTACTCGTCGGTGGCCTTCAACGCCGCCTATCTTGATCGGCCGGTCGTGTACTTCCAGTTCGACCGGGAGCGCATGACCCAAGGAGGGCACGTGGGGCGCGCCGGCTACTTCGACTACGGCCGTGACGGGTTCGGCCCAGTCACGGAGACCGCGGACGCCGCGGTGGCCGCCGCGGTCGACATCGTCGACCGCGGTCGCACGCCGGACCAAGTCTTCCTCGACCGCGCCGCAGCCACGTTCCCGCAGCGTGACGGCCGTTGCCGCGAGCGCGTCGTGGCCGCGATCGAGGAGTCGTCCCGGAAGTACCGGGCGCCCGCCGCCGACGAGTGA
- a CDS encoding FkbM family methyltransferase, producing MSSSVKRAAAKIVKPIVGDKAWQRLRRLGGAPPTKRPSRPAAQSRPAAPAAPPSGATVDATTARAWFERRRPTYERLAESVRPYVPADGVVFDVGGNVGFFTEVLTDAVGFRGTVHLFEPLKNLADLCTENLSGKDYTAVVHAYGLGAEDETTEIFVAADGNLGWNTLIADKTQPEMTTAPIAIRAFSGTGISDVPDFVKIDVEGAEYLVLRGLLPALHSWAALPVILCEIGWGETHPAWDEELAVFDELANLGYEARDLDGGPVDIAAIRKTTDVLLVPGQLGSREAD from the coding sequence GTGAGCTCATCCGTGAAGCGCGCTGCGGCAAAGATCGTCAAGCCGATCGTTGGCGACAAGGCCTGGCAGAGGCTGAGGCGACTCGGCGGCGCTCCGCCGACGAAGCGGCCCTCGCGTCCCGCCGCGCAGTCCCGCCCGGCCGCTCCGGCGGCTCCCCCGTCGGGCGCGACGGTCGACGCGACGACGGCACGAGCCTGGTTCGAGCGACGCCGCCCCACGTACGAACGCCTCGCGGAGAGCGTGCGGCCCTACGTGCCGGCCGACGGAGTGGTGTTCGACGTCGGTGGCAATGTCGGCTTCTTCACCGAGGTGCTCACCGATGCGGTCGGCTTCCGCGGCACCGTCCACCTCTTCGAGCCGTTGAAGAATCTCGCCGACCTCTGCACCGAGAACCTTTCCGGCAAGGACTACACCGCTGTCGTCCACGCCTATGGGCTGGGCGCAGAGGACGAGACCACAGAGATCTTCGTCGCTGCCGACGGGAACCTCGGCTGGAACACACTCATCGCCGACAAGACGCAGCCCGAGATGACCACCGCCCCGATCGCGATCCGCGCATTCAGCGGAACTGGGATCTCCGATGTCCCCGACTTCGTCAAGATCGATGTCGAGGGCGCCGAGTACCTCGTCCTGCGCGGGCTCCTCCCGGCGCTGCATTCCTGGGCAGCTCTGCCGGTGATTCTCTGCGAGATCGGCTGGGGAGAGACTCACCCCGCGTGGGACGAGGAGCTGGCTGTGTTCGACGAGCTCGCAAACCTCGGGTACGAAGCACGCGATCTCGACGGCGGGCCGGTCGACATCGCCGCGATCAGGAAGACGACCGACGTCCTGCTCGTCCCGGGGCAGCTGGGGAGCCGCGAGGCGGACTGA
- a CDS encoding histone-like nucleoid-structuring protein Lsr2, translating to MAQKIQVILVDDIDGGEAEETISFALDGVSYEIDLSAKNAKKLRDAVAPYVAEARKARGGRRRAAGTAPRRRGSSTGASAADVREWARENGYEVSERGRVSEEVRSAYEAAR from the coding sequence ATGGCCCAGAAAATTCAGGTGATCCTGGTCGACGACATCGACGGGGGCGAGGCGGAGGAAACGATTTCCTTCGCACTCGACGGCGTTTCGTACGAGATCGATCTTTCGGCAAAGAATGCGAAGAAGCTTCGGGACGCGGTCGCCCCGTACGTCGCCGAGGCGCGCAAGGCCCGCGGCGGCCGCCGGCGTGCCGCCGGCACCGCCCCGCGGCGCCGTGGCTCGTCGACCGGTGCGTCCGCAGCCGACGTGCGCGAGTGGGCCCGCGAGAACGGCTACGAGGTGTCGGAGCGCGGGCGCGTCTCGGAGGAGGTGCGTTCGGCGTACGAGGCTGCGCGCTGA
- the lysS gene encoding lysine--tRNA ligase — translation MRVRLEKRQRMIDAGVAPYPLTVPYTHTITEIVGAHDADVLGPDAHTGLEVATAGRVIFLRNTGKLCFARLREGNGSEIQAMLSLAEVGEESLADFKALVDLGDHLAVEGEIITSRRGELSIAVRRWQVAAKTLRPLPNEHNPLSSDLRATMRYVDLVVRPEAREIVRAKATILQSLRRTLDGRDFVEVETPVLQFTNGGAAARPFKTHMNAFDQEMLLRIALELHLKRALVGGVDRVYEIAKTFRNEGVDNTHNVEFAMLEAYQAYGDYHTMADLLRDLVRNAARALDRTVVPGRDGTEIDLEADWRWASIHELVGEAVGAAVDVETDADTLRKHAAEHDVALRDGWGAGEIVLELFEKLVEHTLIQPTFVADYPQAVRPLAKPHRSKPGLAEAFDLIINGVELAPAYSELNDPVLQRAMLVEQAELAAAGDPEAMEVDEDFLRALEFGMPPAGGMGLGVDRLVMLLMGVGIREAILFPAAREV, via the coding sequence ATGCGCGTCCGGCTCGAGAAGCGTCAGCGCATGATCGACGCCGGCGTCGCCCCGTACCCGCTGACGGTCCCGTACACCCACACGATCACCGAGATCGTCGGCGCTCACGACGCCGACGTCCTCGGTCCCGACGCTCACACGGGGCTCGAGGTCGCCACCGCCGGCCGGGTGATCTTCCTCCGCAACACCGGCAAGCTCTGCTTCGCCCGGCTGCGCGAGGGCAACGGTAGCGAGATCCAGGCGATGCTCTCCCTCGCGGAGGTGGGGGAGGAGTCGCTCGCCGACTTCAAGGCGCTCGTCGACCTCGGCGACCACCTCGCCGTGGAGGGCGAGATCATCACGAGCCGACGCGGCGAGCTCTCGATCGCCGTCCGCCGGTGGCAGGTCGCCGCGAAGACGCTCCGTCCGCTCCCGAACGAGCACAACCCGCTGTCCAGCGACCTGCGGGCGACGATGCGCTACGTCGACCTCGTCGTACGCCCGGAGGCCCGCGAGATCGTCCGGGCGAAGGCGACGATCCTGCAGTCCCTGCGGCGTACCCTCGACGGTCGCGACTTCGTCGAGGTGGAGACGCCGGTGCTGCAGTTCACCAACGGCGGGGCCGCCGCCCGTCCGTTCAAGACGCACATGAACGCGTTCGACCAGGAGATGCTGCTGCGCATCGCGCTCGAGCTGCACCTCAAGCGTGCGCTCGTCGGTGGCGTCGACCGGGTCTACGAGATCGCCAAGACCTTTCGCAACGAGGGCGTCGACAACACCCACAACGTCGAGTTCGCCATGCTCGAGGCCTACCAGGCGTACGGCGACTACCACACGATGGCGGACCTCCTCCGCGACCTCGTCCGCAACGCGGCGCGTGCGCTGGACCGTACGGTCGTTCCCGGACGCGACGGCACCGAGATCGACCTCGAGGCCGACTGGCGCTGGGCGAGCATCCACGAGCTCGTCGGCGAGGCGGTCGGAGCCGCCGTCGACGTCGAGACCGACGCGGACACGCTGCGCAAGCACGCGGCCGAGCACGACGTCGCGCTGCGCGACGGCTGGGGCGCCGGGGAGATTGTCCTCGAGCTGTTCGAGAAGCTCGTCGAGCACACGCTGATCCAGCCGACCTTCGTCGCCGACTATCCGCAGGCGGTGCGCCCGCTCGCCAAGCCGCACCGCAGCAAGCCGGGGTTGGCAGAGGCGTTCGACCTCATCATCAACGGCGTCGAGCTGGCTCCCGCCTACTCGGAGCTCAACGACCCGGTGCTCCAGCGCGCCATGCTGGTCGAGCAGGCCGAGCTGGCCGCTGCCGGCGACCCGGAGGCGATGGAGGTCGACGAGGACTTCCTGCGCGCGCTGGAGTTCGGCATGCCCCCGGCCGGCGGGATGGGGCTGGGGGTCGACCGCCTGGTCATGCTCCTGATGGGAGTCGGAATTCGGGAGGCAATTCTTTTCCCCGCAGCACGCGAGGTGTGA
- a CDS encoding type III pantothenate kinase, with product MTLLCLDVRNSQTVVGVFEGDRLTRSWRVASLDSRTADEWHLLLQGLLAQCDVGPVQAVALACTVPAVLHEMRLLLERQYAECAVSIVEPGTRTGVSILMDNPREVGADRIVNAAAAGVLYAGRPCIVVDLGTATTFDVIDAHGRYVGGAISAGIGISLDALARRGAQLRSVELVRPRGVVAKNTVEAIQSGMVFGFAGLVDGIVTRMIEALGADDVTVVATGSNADVVLGECTTVTAHEPDLTLIGLRIVAERNA from the coding sequence GTGACTCTGCTCTGCCTGGACGTGCGCAACAGCCAGACGGTCGTCGGCGTCTTCGAGGGCGACCGGCTGACGAGGAGCTGGCGGGTGGCGTCCCTCGACTCCCGAACGGCCGACGAGTGGCACCTTCTCCTCCAGGGACTGCTCGCCCAGTGCGACGTCGGCCCGGTGCAGGCGGTCGCCCTCGCGTGCACGGTGCCCGCCGTCCTCCACGAGATGCGCCTGCTGCTGGAGCGCCAGTACGCCGAGTGCGCCGTCTCGATCGTCGAGCCGGGCACCCGGACAGGCGTCTCGATCCTGATGGACAACCCCCGCGAGGTCGGGGCGGACCGCATCGTCAACGCGGCGGCCGCCGGCGTCCTGTACGCGGGTCGTCCGTGCATCGTCGTCGACCTCGGGACGGCGACGACGTTTGACGTGATCGACGCCCACGGGCGCTACGTCGGCGGGGCGATCTCCGCCGGCATCGGCATCTCGCTGGATGCGCTGGCCCGACGCGGGGCGCAGCTGCGGTCCGTCGAGCTCGTCCGCCCCCGGGGCGTCGTCGCCAAGAACACCGTCGAGGCGATCCAGTCGGGGATGGTCTTCGGGTTCGCCGGGCTCGTCGACGGGATCGTCACGCGGATGATCGAGGCCCTCGGGGCAGACGACGTGACGGTCGTCGCGACCGGGAGCAACGCCGACGTCGTGCTCGGCGAGTGCACGACGGTCACCGCGCACGAGCCCGACCTCACGCTCATCGGCCTGCGGATCGTCGCCGAACGCAACGCCTGA
- a CDS encoding glycosyltransferase has product MSVIVPSYLGAKLLPTSLGSLARQTLDPRQFEVVVVLNGPEDESRTVIDDVRTEFPALRVRVVESTTSGAGNARNLGLDAAAGRAVTFVDADDEVTPGYLKALLGHAGLGIVPVATVADVTHDRAAPSFDNYLSNRLVTHAGDVTDPTSLPSSLGFVAGKIIPTAVARAGRFDTSLRSGEDVLYWFDVFEAAPFRIRPVALDSDGVYLRHVVANSVSRQAHSYDFSVTQRLDVIERLWSRDAQDPRSRKLRSSFIAGQISLVNAHLRLEPDDHARVVADIRARGLEDAIPWRRLNAGLARDLGILYSFLPYADTSALVAARRIRDRGVVVDVVSNKMGADKPIDWAAGVIARENLDQTFQIDSRTAAFEWGPLKAFTRKALAKVAEWEDEKGLYRSVYSRTMWPGSNLVAALLKLHRPELRWIAEFSDPQLFNAYGQRRVGQAKDDALWQQLAAGLAAVGIDAPADRNIPHLVELLAYALADEIVFTNEHQRTIMLGYLPEQQLVERVLERSQVSHHPTLPEHFYHRVDGEYELGTGVLNIAYFGAFYATRGLTEVVDALKALAPTERAKVRLHVFTGDPTTLAKELATHGLADTVVAKPYVSYFEFLELTTRMDVLLVNDARTRDHFDVNPFLPSKWSDYAGSGSDVWAVVEEGSILSTMPTTYRSPLGDAGAAVGEVRRMLDDRGLEPVSQ; this is encoded by the coding sequence GTGTCCGTCATCGTCCCGAGCTATCTCGGCGCCAAGCTTCTGCCCACCAGCCTCGGCTCTCTTGCGCGGCAGACTCTCGACCCGCGGCAGTTCGAGGTGGTCGTCGTCCTCAACGGACCTGAGGACGAGTCCCGGACGGTCATCGACGATGTCCGCACGGAGTTTCCGGCCCTCCGAGTGCGTGTCGTGGAGTCGACCACCTCGGGGGCAGGGAATGCGCGCAACCTCGGCCTCGACGCTGCCGCCGGGCGAGCCGTGACGTTCGTGGATGCCGACGACGAGGTCACGCCGGGCTATCTCAAGGCACTGCTCGGCCACGCCGGGCTCGGGATCGTCCCCGTCGCCACCGTTGCCGACGTCACGCATGACCGCGCTGCACCCTCGTTCGACAACTACCTTTCGAACCGTCTCGTCACTCACGCAGGTGACGTGACCGACCCGACGTCGCTCCCGTCCTCGCTCGGATTCGTCGCCGGCAAGATCATCCCGACCGCGGTGGCCCGTGCAGGCAGGTTCGACACCTCTCTTCGCAGCGGCGAGGACGTTCTCTACTGGTTCGACGTGTTCGAGGCGGCCCCGTTCCGGATCAGGCCCGTCGCCCTCGACTCCGACGGCGTCTACCTCCGTCACGTCGTCGCCAACTCGGTCTCCCGGCAGGCCCATTCCTACGACTTCTCGGTGACCCAGCGCCTCGACGTCATCGAGCGGCTCTGGTCGCGCGATGCCCAGGATCCCCGCAGCCGCAAGCTCCGTTCATCGTTCATCGCCGGACAGATCTCTCTCGTCAACGCCCACCTGCGCCTCGAGCCGGACGACCACGCGCGAGTCGTCGCGGACATCCGCGCTCGCGGCCTCGAGGACGCGATCCCGTGGCGTCGACTCAACGCCGGGCTGGCGCGCGACCTCGGCATCCTGTACTCGTTCCTGCCGTACGCCGACACGAGCGCGCTCGTGGCCGCGCGCCGCATCCGTGATCGTGGTGTCGTCGTCGACGTCGTGTCCAACAAGATGGGGGCGGACAAGCCCATCGACTGGGCCGCCGGCGTCATCGCACGCGAGAACCTCGATCAGACCTTCCAGATCGATAGCCGCACCGCGGCCTTCGAGTGGGGACCGTTGAAGGCGTTCACCCGCAAGGCGCTGGCCAAGGTAGCCGAGTGGGAGGACGAGAAGGGCCTCTACCGCAGCGTCTACAGCCGGACCATGTGGCCTGGCTCGAACCTTGTCGCGGCCCTCCTCAAGCTCCATCGACCCGAGCTCCGCTGGATCGCAGAGTTCTCCGACCCGCAGCTCTTCAACGCCTACGGGCAGCGTCGTGTAGGACAGGCGAAGGACGATGCCCTGTGGCAGCAGCTGGCCGCCGGACTGGCGGCTGTCGGCATCGACGCACCTGCGGATCGCAACATTCCCCACCTCGTCGAGCTTCTGGCGTACGCGCTCGCCGACGAGATCGTCTTCACGAACGAGCACCAGCGCACGATCATGCTCGGCTACCTCCCCGAGCAGCAGCTGGTCGAACGCGTCCTGGAGCGCTCGCAGGTCTCCCACCACCCGACGCTTCCCGAGCACTTCTACCATCGCGTCGACGGCGAGTACGAGCTCGGCACCGGAGTTCTCAACATCGCCTACTTCGGCGCCTTCTATGCCACGCGAGGCCTCACTGAGGTCGTCGACGCGCTCAAGGCGCTCGCGCCGACAGAGCGGGCAAAAGTCCGCCTCCACGTCTTCACAGGCGATCCGACGACGCTGGCCAAGGAGCTCGCCACGCACGGTCTGGCAGACACAGTGGTCGCCAAACCGTACGTCTCCTACTTCGAGTTCCTCGAGCTGACCACCCGCATGGACGTTCTCCTCGTCAACGACGCGAGGACTCGCGACCACTTCGACGTCAACCCGTTCCTCCCGTCGAAGTGGTCCGACTACGCCGGAAGCGGGAGCGACGTCTGGGCTGTCGTCGAGGAGGGCAGCATCCTGTCGACGATGCCGACGACCTATCGATCGCCCCTCGGCGACGCCGGTGCCGCCGTCGGCGAGGTGCGCCGCATGCTCGACGATCGAGGTCTCGAGCCCGTCTCACAGTGA
- a CDS encoding nucleotide sugar dehydrogenase — protein sequence MTTLVIVGMGYVGLPLAQQAVRKGLDVIGLDTSSRVVDGLTAGVSHVDDLSDAEISEMLDGGFRATTDSSVVATADTVVICVPTPLGPAGGPDLGAVLAAGRSIALHLSTGTLVVLESTTYPGTTDEVLRPVLEEGSGLTAGEDFALAFSPERVDPGNQTFTIANTPKVVGGLTERCGKQAAEFYAQLVEQVVPARGTREAEMAKLLENTYRHVNIALVNEMARFSHELEIDFWNVIDLAATKPFGFQAFRPGPGVGGHCIPIDPNYLSHRVKEQLGYPFRFVELAQEINAGMPRYVVQRIQDLLNEDAIALRGAGVLLLGITYKPDIADQRETPAKPLAEQLLAQGAVLSYHDLYVDDWEVEGARPVGRDSVIEAARSADVVVLVQNHAGFDLPALSGAARRFLDLRGVVDEPGVERL from the coding sequence TTGACCACTCTAGTCATCGTGGGCATGGGCTACGTCGGCCTGCCCCTGGCACAGCAGGCCGTCCGCAAGGGCTTGGACGTGATCGGACTCGATACGTCGAGCCGCGTCGTCGACGGCCTCACCGCCGGCGTCTCTCACGTCGACGACCTGAGCGATGCCGAGATCTCCGAGATGCTCGACGGCGGCTTCCGAGCCACGACGGACAGCTCGGTCGTCGCGACGGCCGACACCGTGGTCATCTGCGTTCCCACACCGCTCGGCCCGGCCGGGGGTCCCGACCTCGGCGCCGTGCTGGCGGCCGGACGCTCCATCGCACTTCACCTCTCGACCGGGACGCTGGTCGTCCTTGAGTCGACGACGTATCCGGGCACGACCGACGAGGTCCTGCGGCCAGTTCTCGAAGAGGGCTCGGGCCTCACGGCCGGGGAGGACTTCGCCCTCGCCTTCTCGCCCGAGCGTGTCGATCCGGGCAACCAGACCTTCACGATCGCAAACACACCGAAGGTCGTCGGAGGCCTCACGGAACGGTGCGGCAAGCAGGCTGCCGAGTTCTACGCGCAGCTCGTCGAGCAGGTCGTTCCCGCCCGGGGAACCCGCGAGGCGGAGATGGCGAAGCTTCTCGAGAACACCTACCGCCACGTCAACATCGCCCTTGTCAACGAGATGGCACGGTTCTCCCACGAGCTCGAGATCGACTTCTGGAACGTGATCGATCTGGCCGCAACCAAGCCTTTCGGCTTCCAGGCTTTTCGGCCGGGGCCCGGCGTCGGCGGCCACTGCATCCCGATCGACCCGAACTATCTGTCGCACCGCGTCAAGGAGCAGCTCGGATATCCGTTCCGGTTCGTCGAGCTCGCGCAGGAGATCAACGCTGGGATGCCCCGCTACGTCGTCCAGCGCATCCAGGACCTGCTCAACGAGGACGCGATAGCCCTGCGAGGTGCTGGGGTCCTGCTCCTCGGCATCACCTACAAGCCGGACATCGCAGATCAGCGTGAGACCCCTGCAAAGCCTCTTGCGGAGCAGCTGCTCGCCCAGGGTGCGGTGCTGAGCTATCACGACCTCTACGTCGACGACTGGGAGGTCGAGGGTGCGCGCCCGGTCGGGCGCGACTCGGTCATCGAGGCTGCCCGGTCCGCGGACGTCGTGGTTCTCGTCCAGAACCATGCCGGTTTCGACCTTCCCGCGCTGTCGGGAGCGGCGCGCCGGTTCCTGGACCTGCGTGGCGTCGTCGACGAGCCAGGTGTCGAGCGTCTCTGA
- the wecB gene encoding non-hydrolyzing UDP-N-acetylglucosamine 2-epimerase: MSDLVMHITGARPNFPKAAPVIAALSDRGVAQKLVHTGQHYDDNMSAVFFRELGLPQPDVNLGVGSGSHASQTAAIMTALETVVLEDRPALVMVYGDVNSTLAAALVASKLGIGIAHVEAGLRSFDWTMPEEINRVVTDRLADRLYATSADAVAHLGNEGVSADKIRLVGNPMIDTLLAHRDRFDGSRVRDQLGLSGRYAVATLHRPANVDDPAALTPLVAALSAVADEVDVVLPLHPRGAARLEQSGLLAHPNVHAIDPVGYTEFLGLVAESALVVTDSGGIQEETTVLGVPCLTLRPNTERPVTITDGTNQLVTPASLPATAAKALAEGRPTTWPIPPLWDGHAGERIARDVVSLLD; this comes from the coding sequence ATGTCCGACCTCGTCATGCACATCACCGGTGCGCGGCCGAACTTCCCCAAAGCTGCTCCGGTCATCGCCGCGCTCTCCGACCGTGGTGTCGCGCAGAAGCTCGTCCACACCGGTCAGCACTACGACGACAACATGTCCGCGGTGTTCTTCCGCGAGCTCGGGCTTCCTCAGCCCGACGTCAACCTGGGAGTCGGCTCGGGGAGCCACGCGTCGCAGACCGCAGCGATCATGACCGCGCTCGAGACCGTCGTGCTGGAGGACCGTCCCGCCCTCGTCATGGTCTACGGCGACGTCAACTCCACCCTGGCCGCCGCGCTCGTCGCCTCGAAGCTGGGAATCGGGATCGCGCACGTCGAGGCGGGCCTCCGTTCCTTCGACTGGACGATGCCCGAGGAGATCAACCGGGTGGTCACGGACCGTCTGGCCGACCGGCTCTACGCGACGAGTGCCGACGCGGTCGCGCACCTCGGCAACGAGGGCGTCAGCGCTGACAAGATCCGGCTGGTCGGCAACCCGATGATCGACACGCTCCTGGCGCACCGCGACCGGTTCGACGGCTCGCGCGTTCGCGACCAGCTCGGTCTCTCGGGCAGGTACGCCGTCGCGACCCTCCACCGTCCTGCGAACGTGGACGATCCTGCCGCGCTCACCCCGCTCGTCGCCGCGCTCTCGGCGGTCGCTGACGAGGTCGACGTCGTGCTACCGCTTCATCCGCGTGGCGCGGCGCGACTGGAGCAGTCGGGCCTCCTCGCTCACCCGAACGTCCACGCGATCGATCCCGTCGGCTACACCGAGTTCCTCGGACTGGTTGCAGAGTCGGCGCTGGTCGTCACCGACTCCGGCGGCATCCAGGAGGAGACGACGGTCCTCGGCGTGCCCTGCCTGACCCTTCGTCCGAACACCGAGCGTCCTGTCACCATCACGGACGGCACCAACCAGCTGGTCACTCCTGCGTCGCTTCCCGCGACCGCTGCCAAGGCACTCGCCGAAGGCCGGCCCACCACCTGGCCGATCCCGCCGCTGTGGGATGGCCACGCGGGCGAACGCATCGCTCGCGACGTGGTGAGCCTGCTCGACTGA